In Lactuca sativa cultivar Salinas chromosome 5, Lsat_Salinas_v11, whole genome shotgun sequence, the DNA window ACCCTCTAACAATCCTCTATAGTTATAAAAGGTGTTTCATGATTGTAAGGTTTCAGTTGTCTATAAAGTTCTAGACGTGACATGAACATAGTTTCCCATCCAGCTGCACATGGGGCTTTGTGGCGGATCCAGAAAGCTGAAATGGTAGGCAGCGGACAATCTCCTTCTAATTGTACCATCACATAATGATTACCATATACAAGTGAAATCGTAATAACGCGATGGTACAAAAATTCTTCCGGACCTTTCCAAAGAGGAAAGAAAGTGAGAGAGCCTTGGTTGGTTAAAAAAGTAAGGACTACACCAAATCTGTTGGCAATGAGGATACCTGTTTCAGGCATAAGTAACCAGTATCTTTTAGGTGCCGGTGATTCTAAGAAATTCAACGAAGTATATAGTTCACCGATTCCATCAGTGAAAACTCTAGCATATGCATCGTACGAACTCAATAACTCGTCTAGTAGTTGACGTCGAACATAGAGCCAATCATTATCGCCATACCCAAGACAAACAGATATTGCTCGAAATCCACAGTTTCCATCCCCCTCTACATCTTGTATATGTGTGATGTAAGGATGAAACATCACTTGGATTTCATCTATTAGTCGATGATTGTAGCATGATTGAGGCTCTTCCTTCAAGTCTGGAATTTCATTCAAGTCTGGCTCTTCCTTCAAGTCTGGAATTTCATTCAAGTTTGGCTCTTCTTTCAAGTCTGGAATTGTGGTTATGTATGAACTATGTCTTGCCGGTTCCCTATTGTTCAACTCAACAAATTTTGGCATGGTTGAAAAGCTGCGTCTTCTAGGAGCTTAATTGATAGAatcagtttgtttttgtttttgtttcttcaAACTTGGTCGTCCACGTGTATTTTTTTAAATTGCGGGTTCTCTAATGTGTGTTTTACTAGGCTGGAATATATCTAGTAGCTTTCTCATCATGCTTTTTTTCACAGCTTCCAGTTGCTTATTGTAGGTTTCTTTAAACATTTCAAATTTACCATCACCACATATATCTTCATTTTCCATAGGAATTGATGGTGAAATTTTAAGCTTTCTCCAGAATACATCTATCGATTCCAATGGAATACACTCACCTGCATTGAAATATCATTaatatataaacaaccaatatataacttaaattaaaaaaataattgtcAAATGTACCCACCGGAGTTCAAGTACGCTGATAGCATGCAAGCACATGGTAAACCACAACTATTTTGTAGTTTACAACCACAGTTTGAAGAGTCAACTTGATGTACCCGTTGAAGTTCCTCTACAAGCATATCTAGAGCTTTAAGTGAAACGTTACCCCGCAATAAGTCGAAACACGAAAATCTGTGTTCGTGTTTGGAGACAATCatgctcttttcaaaactctcatTTATTGCAGTAAGTTGAGACTTCACAAACCGATCAATAGCACCAACAAATTTAGCTAAAGAATAATTTTTTTCTTGTAAGTACTTCTTTAACACTGAATGTTGGCCCTCAACTCTGCTACTAGTTCGTTGTCCAAAGTTCAGATGTTGATCAATCCAAACAGAGACAAACATTTCCTTATACTTGTTTAACCAAACATCGTCCAAATATTGTAAGACATCTGGATTTATATAAATgttatttatacataaaaagCCTTCTAAATTTATAAACAAGTAATTAAAAAATAAGTAGCATTGTACCTTGATGTTCTCTTAACATTGACTACAGTTTTCTGTAGTTTTCAGTGTATGATGTCCATGTTGGAGACTCAACAAGTATACTCCACATAGCACGAAAGGATTTCCACTCAGCTTTCAATGGGATTAGCGCCTTACAATGCTTTCTAATATTTTCGATAATGTGTCATCGACAAAGTAAGCGAGTTGCATAAGGGAAAACTTGTTGGCATGCATTCACCAATGCCAATTCTCTGTCCGTCACTATAACGCGTGGTTGCATGCACTTTTCTAGTGTCAACCTTAGACACGTTAACACCCACTTATAGCTTTCCTCCTTTTCGTTAATGATAAAGGCAAAATCAATGCTAAATGTCTTGTTGGTTGAAGTTGCTCCAACAATCTCAACAAAAGGCATAGCatatttgtttgttttgtatGTTGCATCAATAATCAAAACGTGTGGAAATGCTTGCCATATATCTAACGACAGAGGATGAATGAAAAACAGGTTTTCCAATTCATTTGAAATATTATTTACGGAAAACTCGATAACAAATTTTTTCTCATTCAAAATTCCCATAAGAACCTACATTGAAATATCGTTAATTAATAAAAATTcaatatataaattatatgtaAAATATACTTGTTGAAATATTATACCTGCATCGGAGTTTTTCCATCGTTCTGGGACGAGTGAAGCTTGTATTGTGCATTGTATATGGTTTTGAGTATAGAAACATTATTCTCATCATGCTCTTTTAGTATCgagagtatgttgtgtggttcaacATTCTGACTTGTCAAGTCGGCCACCAACTTTTTTTCGTTTTCTTTCAACCGTCTAGCACAAGCATGTCCTTCCATATGTTGTGCAGGTGGATGGTTATGTTGATCACATTTCACTCTCAACGTCCAACCATCAAATTGTTTTATATACGAACCTACCAATTTAAATGGACAATTGATTTTTTTTGTGCCGGAATTTTTACTTGTTGCTTTAATTTTGTATTCACCACCACGATCACAAATAAGTGTGACATAAGACACCACACCGTTTTCATTTGTCTTTGATCTTCTTCTCACGATGACATAACCAAGCGAAAATGTTTTGTTTTGGACCCATCCCATCAACTCATTTAGAGAATACAACACCTAAAATTCAAATAATCTCTGTTAATAACTAGTGAACATTAcaatgattaaaaaaaattaatatcatgATAAGTATCATACCCATTTGGTGAAAAACGGTGATATCCCCATAAAGAATTCATTGCCTTCATTTAAGTTTTCCTCGTAAAAATTCGCCATCTTTTTCGTAAAACTATGAACATAACAAAAAATTgttaaaaaaagtaaaataatataaaataactgattatatatatatatatatatatatatatatatatatatatatatatatatatatatatataaagcaacCAAAAGGcaataattaaacataaatatGTATTTGAGTTTTTCCAACAGCTACCGACGCATAACTTGATCCACTTACAAaactaatttattttaaaaggttAGCCCACTAGTTATTGTACAACCCATTTTCCGGCAGCGAAGATCTAGGCGCTGCTCGCGTCGGCGATGActaccatctctctctctctctctctctctctctctctctctctctctcgacgtTTTATACTTTTCCGGCGGCAGTGCCACTAGCCGTCGGCGATGATGACGGTGGTTGGACTGAAATaaccaaaattatattttaaatctTGAAATAATATGCAAAGTTAGAAATTTTACCTAAACTGTATTAGATGGTTAGATTAATGTTGATCtatctttttataataa includes these proteins:
- the LOC111888417 gene encoding uncharacterized protein LOC111888417, giving the protein MPKFVELNNREPARHSSYITTIPDLKEEPNLNEIPDLKEEPDLNEIPDLKEEPQSCYNHRLIDEIQVMFHPYITHIQDVEGDGNCGFRAISVCLGYGDNDWLYVRRQLLDELLSSYDAYARVFTDGIGELYTSLNFLESPAPKRYWLLMPETGILIANRFGVVLTFLTNQGSLTFFPLWKGPEEFLYHRVITISLVYGNHYVMVQLEGDCPLPTISAFWIRHKAPCAAGWETMFMSRLELYRQLKPYNHETPFITIEDC